A single Dreissena polymorpha isolate Duluth1 chromosome 14, UMN_Dpol_1.0, whole genome shotgun sequence DNA region contains:
- the LOC127857070 gene encoding nascent polypeptide-associated complex subunit alpha, muscle-specific form-like isoform X15 encodes MLYANIVVIKRNGSDGASFPLTSTSCLFGRNHDCDIRIQLPQVGLEHCRLEVNENKEVFLVNLNKGHQVEVNGKPIQDSVQLNHKDVFSIIDRLFRLEFPTLSPQKMLKTPSSTPKATSKTPGKSPAISRKQSPSPGRHATPLAGHQPRGRTPKPSPKSILVAQNTPVSVKTTPIARPGSTPSSVKSVSKTKLTPRALSTPVVDMSQPGSSKKPFTSKTNSMNILANPIVEAVKQSTHSVPSPKVATPKQATPKPASAKVATPKPATPTVASPKVSTPKPANPRVASPKVATPKPATPRAESPRVATPKPATPRAASPKVATPKPATPRAQSPKVATPKPATPRAASPKVATPKPATPRAASPKVATPKPATPRAESPKVATPKPATPRAASPKVATPKPATPRAASPKVATPKPATSRAASPKVATPKPATPGAASPKVATPKPATPRAASPKVATPKPATPRAESPKVATPKPATYRAASPKVATPKPATPKAASPKVATPDPATPKPASTNVASPKPATPRAASPKVATPKPATPKAASPKKTPKSTTPLAWTTTPKVIFDTNNSAGKKTKDTPKAKNPVTPKSSSKKRPADDQGSAVAPSAKRKRVSFGPKLSPELFVKKLPPSTPVRRGALPPRVVELPKPSSSPLLKRRSLAAPQKSPIREESPAKKSSPKSAKKTLATVPGTPDAPSTSVSTAPAEKSPKGRSPSPKKPAGRSRSVSPAKKSQSPSSKGRRSTPLAAVSKSDTPVAVVAPLPSTPTTKEQSPKKSPKNTTPSQQRSRSVSPSKRSPKSSSPRSHSASPAQSPKSSKKTQLHQAVVNPVAEVARPPSPRKSTSPFKKASSETPKSQPKLSSPKTLPSKASSKAASPKRARSLSSSTKSTPKSGRKSSPVKSAKKLAKKSSRKSAGDANLKGLKRLMKTPKNKTNNNINESFTGLADMLLQSTPIISTPASARSKARPASPVNTVVESAAVPAVESASVLKAVKTPKSIKKSTPKSATLKSIKKTPRMEKNLKRKRSSPGMIVTVAVKRMKIGSPTPTKTLSPPVSLKKAVALRAIHGKKATPKLPKKTWADIVKKPAAVKTTPPKQQQSGPLVTAEGKNRTPPTVVRKAFPKTPRTKAALLAPSTGHIESPVTIIIGKKNRLVSKTPLRLPKKGRKSMIKKDKKKSMGRMSLGGVADLFTTPPQKSPVSSLSTPASNVGTPDSVLYADIPDTPNGPGEMFVSPLSVGKKSARKSVNLVGVKELFKGKTPAKSPSTPSGLKRMLASPKPTASPASPSGVARLFATPVSKPKASPAKSSSKKLTARKAVTNPKTVSPLSARGKKRALSPADFPLSKKPKLSGDVRAAVVESPVPATPKPARGTRNGGLKKLKTPVKTLKRTPKSKAVVKEVKSASPAKKGRSTRAGLKADTPAKSATQVKEAAVTVEASPAKKGRRGKPATPAKKTPVKKAAAAEKASVVVVDVPTPVEEKVAASPAKKGRATRRGKPASPAKKTPVKKTPVKKTPVKKTAVAKKTPEAISAPATEVSVPAPVQEEKVAASPVKKGRATRRGKPATPVKKTPVKKTPVKKTPVKKTPVKKTAVAKKAPEAISAPAPEVNVPAPVQEEKVATPVIAKLTGGRRAKVVVSPLKKSTKSAKKSPTPAKRGRAATAAVPLLETAAEQVTTVQQSAPTMEKVSTPAKASPVKKGRSTRRGKAASPVKKTPVKKAQATKAAPKPVTPVVQQEAIKVNSPVKSSPVKQGRTTRRGKAASPVKKTPVKKGQVTKAAPKTATPVKEQEVIKVATPAKATPAKKGRATRAAPKPATLVVEAPTVENTSQKRKAEVVDTVPAKKGKAASAETFVTATEPTVVVSPAKKGRAATRRGKAASPAKKGSSTKIAPVVAALVAEPEPVIVTVVKAKPGKRKAAEPGVAASPKKVKAAPQPSVKADSPVKAKRSTKGKEATPKVKKEKLAVKKATPAKRVTRARR; translated from the exons GTTTTTCTGGTAAACTTGAATAAAGGTCACCAGGTGGAAGTAAACGGAAAGCCAATTCAGGATTCTGTTCAACTGAATCACAAAGACGTGTTCTCCATCATCGATAGGTTATTTCGTCTTGAATTTCCTACACTATCACCTCAGAAGATGCTGAAGACCCCATCATCCACCCCAAAG GCCACGTCAAAAACCCCTGGAAAATCGCCTGCAATCTCCCGCAAGCAGTCCCCCTCACCAGGACGCCATGCCACCCCTTTAGCCGGTCACCAGCCAAGAGGAAGAACACCAAAACCTTCACCAAAGTCCATACTAGTTGCCCAGAATACTCCAGTGTCTGTTAAAACCACACCTATTGCAAGACCGGGTTCAACTCCATCTTCTGTTAAATCTGTTTCTAAAACCAAGCTCACTCCAAGGGCTTTGTCAACTCCAGTTGTTGACATGAGCCAACCCGGTTCTTCAAAGAAGCCTTTTACATCTAAGACAAATTCAATGAATATTTTGGCGAATCCAATAGTGGAGGCTGTAAAACAATCTACACATAGCGTTCCAAGTCCTAAGGTTGCAACACCCAAACAAGCTACTCCTAAGCCAGCAAGCGCAAAGGTAGCCACTCCTAAGCCAGCAACTCCAACGGTGGCAAGTCCGAAGGTATCTACCCCTAAGCCAGCAAACCCAAGGGTGGCAAGTCCAAAGGTTGCCACTCCTAAGCCAGCAACACCTAGGGCCGAAAGTCCTAGGGTAGCCACTCCTAAACCAGCAACACCTAGAGCTGCAAGTCCAAAGGTAGCCACTCCTAAACCAGCAACACCTAGGGCCCAAAGTCCAAAG GTAGCCACTCCTAAACCAGCAACACCTAGGGCCGCAAGTCCTAAGGTAGCCACTCCTAAACCAGCAACACCTAGGGCAGCAAGTCCAAAG GTAGCCACTCCTAAGCCAGCAACACCTAGGGCAGAAAGTCCAAAGGTAGCCACTCCTAAACCAGCAACACCTAGGGCCGCGAGTCCAAAGGTAGCCACTCCTAAACCAGCAACACCTAGGGCCGCGAGTCCAAAGGTAGCCACTCCTAAACCAGCAACATCTAGGGCCGCAAGTCCAAAGGTAGCCACTCCTAAACCAGCAACACCTGGGGCCGCAAGTCCAAAGGTAGCCACTCCTAAACCAGCAACACCTAGGGCAGCAAGTCCAAAGGTTGCCACTCCTAAGCCAGCAACACCTAGGGCAGAAAGTCCAAAGGTAGCCACTCCTAAACCAGCAACATACAGGGCCGCGAGTCCAAAAGTAGCCACTCCTAAGCCAGCAACACCTAAGGCAGCAAGTCCAAAGGTAGCCACTCCTGATCCAGCCACCCCAAAACCAGCAAGTACAAATGTGGCTTCTCCGAAACCAGCAACACCCAGGGCGGCGAGTCCAAAGGTTGCCACTCCTAAACCTGCAACACCTAAGGCAGCAAGTCCAAAGAAGACACCTAAATCCACAACACCATTGGCGTGGACAACTACTCCAAAG GTCATCTTTGATACAAATAACAGTGCTGGCAAGAAAACTAAAG ACACACCCAAGGCCAAGAATCCTGTCACCCCAAAAAGCAGTAGTAAAAAGAGGCCAGCAGATGACCAAGGCAGTGCTGTTGCACCATCAGCTAAGCGAAAACGCGTGTCATTTGGTCCAAAACTGAGCCCAGAGTTGTTTGTTAAAAAGCTGCCCCCCTCAACCCCTGTGCGCCGTGGGGCTCTGCCCCCCAGGGTTGTCGAATTGCCAAAACCTTCATCATCACCTTTGCTGAAAAGACGCTCACTTGCTGCACCGCAGAAGTCGCCTATCCGGGAGGAATCACCTGCAAAGAAGTCTTCTCCAAAAAGTGCAAAGAAGACTTTGGCAACTGTTCCTGGTACTCCGGATGCTCCATCCACCTCAGTTTCTACAGCTCCTGCAGAGAAATCACCCAAGGGACGATCACCTTCACCCAAGAAACCAGCTGGAAGGAGTCGATCTGTTTCTCCTGCTAAGAAGAGCCAGTCTCCATCTTCCAAGGGCAGAAGATCCACCCCGCTTGCAGCTGTATCTAAATCTGATACTCCAGTAGCTGTTGTTGCCCCTTTGCCATCTACACCTACTACAAAGGAGCAATCCCCTAAGAAATCTCCCAAAAATACAACTCCCAGCCAGCAGAGAAGTCGCTCCGTCTCTCCGAGTAAGAGATCTCCTAAAAGTTCGAGCCCTAGAAGTCATTCAGCTTCACCAGCCCAGTCTCCTAAGAGTTCTAAGAAGACACAGCTTCACCAAGCAGTTGTTAATCCCGTTGCTGAGGTTGCAAGACCACCTTCACCAAGAAAGTCTACATCACCCTTCAAGAAGGCTTCCTCAGAGACCCCTAAATCTCAGCCCAAGCTGTCATCACCTAAAACTTTGCCATCGAAAGCTTCATCAAAAGCAGCTTCACCTAAGCGTGCAAGGTCTCTGTCATCTTCAACAAAATCTACACCAAAGTCTGGACGCAAATCATCCCCAGTCAAATCAGCTAAAAAGTTGGCTAAGAAGAGTTCTAGAAAGTCTGCTGGTGATGCCAATCTGAAGGGCTTGAAAAGACTAATGAAGACACCCAAAAACAAAACtaataacaatataaatgagAGTTTTACTGGTTTAGCGGATATGTTGCTGCAAAGCACACCAATCATTTCAACACCAGCATCTGCTAGGTCAAAGGCAAGACCTGCTTCACCAGTGAATACAGTTGTTGAATCTGCTGCAGTTCCAGCTGTTGAATCTGCTTCAGTTCTTAAAGCAGTAAAGACCCCCAAATCCATCAAGAAATCAACACCCAAGTCAGCCACACTTAAGTCAATAAAAAAGACCCCAAGAATGGAAAAGAATCTTAAGCGCAAGAGGTCTTCCCCAGGCATGATCGTGACTGTTGCAGTAAAGAGAATGAAAATTGGTTCTCCTACCCCAACAAAGACGCTATCCCCTCCAGTGTCACTCAAGAAAGCAGTCGCTTTGAG GGCTATCCATGGTAAGAAAGCCACACCTAAACTCCCAAAGAAGACATGGGCTGATATTGTGAAAAAGCCTGCAGCAGTTAAAACTACTCCCCCAAAACAACAGCAGTCTGGACCTTTGGTGACAGCAGAAGGGAAAAATAGAACACCCCCAACTGTTGTTCGAAAG GCTTTTCCTAAAACGCCCAGAACCAAAGCTGCCTTGCTGGCTCCTTCGACTGGTCATATTGAGTCCCCAGTCACTATTATCATTGGTAAGAAGAATCGCCTGGTGTCCAAGACCCCTCTTCGATTGCCAAAGAAGGGAAGAAAGAGTATGATTAAG AAGGACAAGAAGAAGTCAATGGGCAGGATGAGTCTTGGTGGTGTTGCAGATCTTTTCACAACTCCACCTCAGAAGTCGCCAGTGTCTTCCCTCTCCACGCCAGCATCCAATGTTGGTACGCCTGACTCAGTGCTGTACGCAGATATACCAGACACTCCTAATGGCCCTGGTGAAATGTTTGTGTCTCCTCTGTCAGTTGGCAAGAAGTCAGCCAGGAAAAGTGTGAACTTGGTTGGAGTGAAAGAGCTCTTTAAGGGAAAGACTCCAGCGAAATCACCTTCAACCCCATCTGGCTTGAAGAGAATGCTTGCCTCCCCCAAGCCAACAGCAAGTCCGGCTAGTCCATCAGGGGTAGCAAGGTTGTTTGCCACACCTGTGAGCAAACCTAAG GCCTCTCCTGCCAAATCGTCAAGCAAGAAGTTGACTGCAAGGAAGGCTGTGACAAATCCTAAAACAGTGTCACCTCTCTCAGCTAG AGGTAAGAAGCGTGCTTTGTCCCCGGCTGATTTTCCACTCAGTAAGAAGCCGAAGCTATCCGGAGATGTGAGAGCTGCTGTTGTCGAGTCTCCTGTACCAGCTACACCCAAACCAGCAAG GGGAACACGGAATGGTGGGCTTAAAAAGCTGAAGACTCCAGTCAAGACGCTGAAACGTACTCCTAAATCCAAGGCAGTGGTTAAGGAAGTGAAATCAGCCTCCCCAGCCAAAAAGGGCCGATCTACAAGGGCTGGACTTAAGGCAGACACTCCAGCGAAATCTGCCACACAAGTGAAAGAGGCTGCTGTCACAG TTGAAGCCAGTCCAGCAAAGAAAGGAAGGCGAGGGAAGCCAGCAACTCCAGCCAAGAAAACTCCAGTCAAGAAGGCAGCTGCAGCTGAAAAGGCATCTGTGGTAGTTGTAGATGTACCGACTCCAGTAGAAGAGAAAG TTGCAGCCAGTCCTGCAAAGAAAGGAAGGGCTACAAGGCGAGGAAAGCCAGCTTCTCCAGCTAAGAAAACACCAGTAAAGAAGACACCAGTTAAGAAAACACCAGTAAAGAAGACAGCTGTAGCTAAGAAGACACCAGAAGCCATATCAGCACCTGCAACAGAAGTTAGTGTACCAGCACCTGTACAAGAAGAGAAAG TTGCAGCCAGTCCTGTAAAGAAAGGAAGGGCTACAAGGCGAGGAAAGCCAGCTACTCCAGTTAAGAAAACACCAGTAAAGAAGACGCCAGTTAAGAAAACACCTGTAAAGAAGACGCCTGTTAAGAAGACAGCTGTAGCTAAGAAGGCACCAGAAGCCATATCGGCACCTGCACCAGAAGTTAATGTGCCAGCACCTGTACAAGAAGAAAAAG TTGCCACCCCAGTAATAGCCAAGCTCACAGGCGGTCGCCGTGCCAAGGTGGTTGTTAGTCCACTTAAGAAAAGCACAAAATCTGCCAAGAAATCCCCCACTCCTGCCAAGAGGGGTAGAGCTGCAACGGCTGCTGTCCCTTTACTGGAAACAGCTGCTGAACAAGTCACAACAGTGCAACAATCGGCACCAACTATGGAGAAAG TTTCTACCCCAGCTAAGGCGTCTCCAGTAAAGAAGGGCCGTTCAACACGCCGTGGTAAGGCTGCAAGTCCAGTCAAAAAGACCCCTGTCAAGAAGGCACAAGCAACAAAGGCTGCACCTAAACCTGTTACTCCTGTTGTGCAACAAGAAGCTATTAAAG TGAATTCCCCAGTTAAGTCCTCTCCAGTAAAGCAGGGCCGTACAACAAGACGAGGAAAGGCTGCAAGCCCAGTCAAGAAGACACCTGTCAAGAAGGGACAAGTAACAAAGGCTGCACCTAAAACTGCTACACCTGTTAAAGAACAAGAAGTTATTAAAG TTGCTACCCCAGCCAAGGCCACCCCAGCCAAGAAGGGACGTGCAACAAGGGCTGCACCTAAGCCTGCTACTCTTGTTGTTGAAG CACCTACTGTAGAGAATACCAGCCAGAAACGGAAAGCAGAAGTTGTGGACACTGTTCCTGCTAAAAAGGGCAAAGCAGCATCTGCAGAAACTTTTGTGACAGCAACAG aGCCTACTGTTGTGGTCTCTCCTGCAAAGAAGGGGCGAGCAGCGACAAGGCGTGGAAAGGCAGCTAGTCCTGCAAAAAAGGGGAGTTCTACAAAAATTGCCCCAGTAGTTGCAGCACTTGTGGCTGAACCAGAGCCTGTCATAG TGACCGTGGTAAAAGCAAAGCCAGGAAAGAGAAAGGCTGCTGAACCAGGGGTAGCAGCATCTCCGAAGAAAGTTAAAGCAGCACCTCAGCCATCTGTTAAAGCTG ATTCGCCAGTGAAAGCCAAGCGTTCAACCAAAGGTAAAGAAGCTACCCCTAAAGTGAAGAAAGAGAAGCTGGCTGTCAAGAAAGCAACTCCTGCTAAACGCGTCACAAGGGCAAGAAGATAA